One window from the genome of Erwinia sorbitola encodes:
- the ampH gene encoding D-alanyl-D-alanine-carboxypeptidase/endopeptidase AmpH codes for MKSSFYAFLLLPALALPLQSLAQTKPDPLLASQTVERYADNIFYNTKASGMAIVAIDANQRMFVSRGVTRPGSSQRPQKDSLVRIASLSKLMTSEVMVKLAEEGRLKLNDPLSKYAPPGSSVPSFNGQPIRLINLATHTSALPREQPGGKANRAVFTWPTNSQRWNWLRTAKLKWAPGERAGYSNLAFDLLGDALARAGGKPYPALLQEKVTRPLGMKDTTFTPSTEQCGRLMVPAKSPSPCNNSLAAIGSGGVYSTPDDMGRWMQQFLASDVYSRSPQADRLQTMIYQRNQLTKVDGMDVPGRADALGMGWVYMAPRDGRPGIIEKTGGGGGFITYIAMVPQYSVGVFIVVARSPETRFTPMSDGVNNLLTELIGNTSGSAQLAASIMSN; via the coding sequence TTGAAATCATCGTTTTATGCTTTTCTGCTGCTCCCTGCACTGGCACTGCCACTGCAAAGCCTGGCGCAAACTAAGCCAGATCCGCTTCTGGCGTCGCAGACGGTCGAACGCTACGCCGACAATATTTTCTATAACACCAAAGCCAGCGGTATGGCGATAGTTGCTATCGATGCTAACCAGCGGATGTTTGTCAGCCGCGGAGTTACACGCCCTGGCAGCTCACAGCGCCCGCAGAAAGACTCGCTGGTGAGGATCGCCTCACTCAGCAAACTTATGACCAGCGAAGTCATGGTCAAACTGGCCGAAGAGGGCCGATTAAAGCTCAACGATCCGCTAAGTAAGTATGCACCACCCGGCAGCAGCGTACCGAGCTTTAACGGCCAGCCTATACGTCTGATCAACCTGGCCACCCACACCAGCGCGCTGCCGCGTGAACAGCCCGGTGGAAAAGCAAACCGCGCCGTGTTTACCTGGCCGACCAATAGTCAGCGCTGGAACTGGCTGCGCACCGCAAAGCTTAAATGGGCACCGGGCGAACGGGCTGGCTACTCCAACCTCGCCTTTGACCTGCTGGGCGATGCGCTGGCGCGCGCCGGGGGCAAACCCTATCCTGCGCTGCTTCAGGAAAAAGTGACCCGCCCGCTGGGCATGAAAGACACCACTTTTACGCCTTCCACTGAACAGTGCGGCCGCCTGATGGTTCCGGCAAAAAGCCCGAGCCCATGCAATAACTCGCTGGCCGCCATCGGCAGCGGCGGCGTCTATTCTACCCCGGATGATATGGGCCGCTGGATGCAGCAGTTCCTGGCTTCCGACGTATACAGCCGTAGCCCGCAGGCAGACCGTCTGCAAACCATGATTTACCAGCGTAATCAGTTAACTAAAGTCGATGGTATGGATGTACCCGGCCGCGCTGATGCGCTGGGAATGGGCTGGGTATATATGGCTCCCCGCGACGGCCGTCCGGGAATTATTGAAAAAACCGGCGGCGGTGGCGGGTTTATTACCTATATCGCCATGGTGCCGCAGTACAGCGTCGGCGTCTTTATCGTGGTCGCCCGCTCACCGGAAACCCGTTTTACGCCCATGAGTGACGGTGTAAACAACCTGCTGACCGAACTTATCGGTAATACTTCAGGCAGCGCTCAACTTGCTGCCAGCATCATGTCTAACTGA
- the opgB gene encoding phosphatidylglycerol--membrane-oligosaccharide glycerophosphotransferase gives MVSEWVSLLFFIASVSLYTWKAGRHKLWFFAVLALLGIYIILNASLFASNYFTGEGINDAVIYTITSSLSGAGLQKYILPAAGLLISLFLLFLLLSWVLRLRKSHDYSQLYSVLALVLAAASIKTTPAYQQVTALIKSQVSKGDSDFDTHYRVPGTTLRGDRPNLVYIYAESLERTYFDDKAFPALAPELNNIKNSAVDFSNTEQLPGTEYTIAGMVASQCGIPLFAPFDGNASSSLSAFYPQNVCLGDILKSAGYQNYFYQGASLSFAGKDLFLSSHGFDHLYGFNELKSVVKDPKYRNDWGWYDDTVLELVFDKYVELAQKNQPFSLFALTVDTHHPDGFISRSCQRKSYHFDGKENKSFAAVACGQEHIAKLIEKIRATPYFKNTIIVVSSDHLAMNNTAFKYLNQHDRRDLFFMLRGDDVSSRVISVKRNTLDNGATVLDAMGGDNFIGLGRSSLSSTSLSATYLNIKEKINQWKPDVIGLWNFPKTIADYKVDTEKNTFSFSGSHFKLPLLLSVMPGKIEPKLDTWLATPLKRQLAKFAPDDKFVWIDRCYKIGSVWDEKLAMNSGLCVANGTLNAVPTISEIQPGSTLGRITFPKKNTRRDEQYQRSVTRLNIDDINLKYHSDTILFNLPGLPQQVQKVSGLSYVESWGRWSDANLLPQVSVQYLEPLPAAFTLTLTARAFGDNALRPITIKVGGWQQEVTFGEHDSTLTLQVNNPTGARSIVITPPAPVESSVGVIDGFAARKLGVGLVSLRVTPQP, from the coding sequence ATGGTTTCAGAATGGGTATCGCTACTATTTTTTATCGCTTCAGTCTCGCTCTACACATGGAAGGCAGGGCGGCATAAGCTATGGTTTTTCGCGGTGCTGGCACTGCTTGGGATCTATATCATTCTCAATGCTTCGCTGTTCGCCAGTAATTACTTTACCGGTGAAGGGATTAATGACGCGGTCATTTATACCATTACCAGCAGCCTGAGCGGTGCCGGGCTGCAAAAGTATATTCTGCCAGCGGCCGGGCTATTAATAAGTTTATTCTTACTATTTTTATTATTATCCTGGGTATTACGCCTGCGGAAAAGCCACGACTACAGTCAGCTGTATAGCGTTCTGGCGCTGGTTCTGGCTGCGGCATCGATTAAAACCACTCCAGCCTATCAGCAGGTCACCGCGCTGATTAAGTCGCAGGTCAGCAAGGGCGACTCGGATTTTGACACCCATTATCGGGTGCCGGGTACCACCCTGCGCGGCGACCGTCCGAACCTGGTCTATATCTATGCAGAGAGCCTGGAACGCACCTACTTTGATGATAAAGCATTCCCCGCGCTGGCTCCGGAGTTGAACAACATCAAAAACAGTGCGGTGGATTTCAGCAACACCGAACAGCTTCCCGGCACCGAATACACCATTGCAGGAATGGTGGCATCGCAGTGCGGTATTCCGCTTTTTGCGCCGTTTGACGGCAACGCCTCCAGCTCGCTCTCGGCTTTTTATCCGCAGAATGTCTGCCTTGGCGATATCCTCAAATCTGCCGGATACCAGAACTATTTTTATCAGGGTGCCAGCCTGAGCTTTGCCGGTAAGGATCTGTTCCTCTCATCCCACGGTTTCGACCATCTGTACGGTTTCAACGAACTTAAGAGCGTGGTGAAAGACCCCAAATACCGCAACGACTGGGGCTGGTATGACGACACGGTACTTGAGCTGGTATTTGATAAATACGTGGAGCTGGCACAGAAAAATCAGCCGTTTTCGCTGTTTGCCCTGACGGTTGATACCCATCATCCTGACGGATTCATCTCGCGCAGCTGCCAGCGTAAGTCTTACCATTTTGACGGCAAAGAGAATAAATCTTTCGCTGCGGTGGCCTGCGGTCAGGAGCATATTGCGAAGCTTATCGAAAAAATACGCGCCACTCCGTACTTTAAGAATACGATTATCGTGGTCAGCTCCGATCATCTGGCCATGAATAACACGGCCTTTAAGTACCTTAATCAGCACGATCGCCGTGACCTGTTCTTTATGCTGCGCGGTGACGACGTCAGCAGCCGGGTGATCAGCGTCAAGCGCAATACGCTGGATAACGGGGCCACGGTGCTGGATGCGATGGGGGGCGATAACTTTATTGGTCTGGGCCGCAGCAGCCTGTCGTCAACGTCCCTCTCGGCGACCTATCTTAATATCAAAGAGAAGATTAACCAGTGGAAGCCGGATGTCATCGGGCTGTGGAACTTCCCTAAAACCATCGCTGACTACAAAGTCGATACCGAAAAAAACACCTTCAGCTTCTCCGGCTCCCATTTCAAGCTGCCGCTGCTGCTTTCGGTGATGCCGGGTAAAATAGAACCTAAGCTGGATACCTGGCTTGCCACGCCGCTAAAACGACAGCTGGCTAAGTTCGCGCCTGACGACAAGTTTGTCTGGATTGATCGCTGCTATAAGATCGGCAGCGTCTGGGATGAGAAACTGGCAATGAACAGCGGCCTGTGCGTGGCAAACGGCACGCTGAATGCGGTTCCGACCATCAGCGAAATTCAGCCCGGCAGCACGCTGGGCAGAATCACCTTCCCGAAAAAAAATACGCGCAGAGACGAGCAGTATCAGCGTAGCGTGACCCGTCTGAACATCGACGATATCAACCTGAAATATCACTCTGATACCATTCTGTTTAATCTGCCAGGGCTGCCGCAGCAGGTACAGAAGGTATCGGGGCTATCTTACGTTGAGTCCTGGGGACGCTGGTCTGATGCCAATCTGCTACCGCAGGTCAGCGTACAGTATCTGGAACCGCTGCCTGCTGCCTTTACGCTGACCCTCACCGCGCGGGCGTTCGGTGATAATGCGCTGCGCCCGATTACCATTAAGGTTGGTGGGTGGCAGCAGGAGGTAACCTTTGGTGAGCACGACAGTACGTTAACGCTTCAGGTAAATAATCCAACAGGCGCGCGCAGCATTGTCATTACTCCACCAGCACCAGTGGAGTCCAGCGTTGGCGTTATTGACGGTTTCGCCGCAAGAAAACTGGGTGTGGGCCTTGTCAGTCTGCGGGTAACTCCGCAGCCCTGA
- a CDS encoding porin, whose amino-acid sequence MLKTMRVLTQTIGLGMLFGSASFATRAEITLLKQDLQADNPLGRLNVTVGGSIRPQSNNMTGDGDKGSYKRTLFDGGTRFRFAADYYLFDGITWVNFYELGVNIPKVLGWNHHHAEGARNTTRRMLYTGLKNDTWGQLTYGQQNSVYYDIVGVKTDIWDYDMIAQAPGNGVSGDYDGSYRGRKMLKYTNTIGKADVYASYLFADNEYLPGDGLRYKRKSGGSLGVDYHFTKDLTWGVAWSHTRAEMRNPRNHDYKPYDHHIIGSAFSWTPNRWTFAVGGGWYHNFLTTKKADVHHYFSGNAWGIEYLAGYTVPVGRFGLKSVMPYLMGDRLEYMSGRDYLRIDNGLGITFKLYYGFRVDYEHVFTSSTDKLGDMNLVRLRYDF is encoded by the coding sequence ATGTTAAAAACAATGCGGGTATTAACCCAGACTATCGGTCTGGGGATGCTTTTTGGCAGTGCTTCGTTCGCTACCCGGGCTGAAATTACCTTACTGAAGCAGGATCTACAGGCTGACAACCCGTTAGGTCGCCTTAACGTTACCGTAGGGGGCAGTATCCGCCCTCAAAGCAATAATATGACGGGAGATGGGGATAAAGGTTCCTATAAAAGGACACTTTTTGATGGAGGAACCCGTTTCCGTTTCGCCGCTGACTATTACCTTTTTGATGGTATTACCTGGGTCAATTTTTATGAACTGGGCGTCAATATTCCGAAAGTATTAGGATGGAATCATCACCATGCAGAGGGGGCCCGTAATACCACTCGTCGTATGCTGTATACCGGTCTGAAAAATGATACCTGGGGCCAGCTGACTTACGGTCAGCAGAACAGTGTGTATTACGATATTGTCGGTGTGAAAACTGATATCTGGGATTACGATATGATCGCCCAGGCACCGGGTAATGGCGTTAGTGGCGACTATGATGGCTCATATCGTGGCCGCAAGATGCTTAAATATACCAATACTATTGGCAAGGCTGATGTTTATGCCTCATATCTGTTCGCTGATAATGAATATCTGCCGGGAGACGGCCTGCGTTACAAGCGTAAAAGCGGTGGTTCTTTAGGCGTGGATTACCATTTCACCAAAGACCTGACGTGGGGCGTTGCGTGGAGCCACACCCGTGCAGAAATGCGCAACCCTCGCAATCATGATTATAAGCCTTATGATCATCATATTATCGGTAGTGCTTTCAGCTGGACGCCAAATCGCTGGACGTTTGCCGTCGGAGGCGGCTGGTACCATAACTTCCTTACCACCAAAAAAGCAGATGTGCATCATTACTTCTCCGGTAATGCATGGGGAATTGAGTACCTCGCCGGGTATACCGTGCCGGTAGGAAGATTTGGGCTGAAGTCGGTGATGCCGTACCTGATGGGTGACCGCCTGGAGTATATGTCAGGGCGCGATTATCTGCGCATTGATAATGGGCTGGGGATCACCTTTAAACTCTATTATGGCTTCCGCGTGGATTATGAGCATGTGTTCACCTCCAGCACCGACAAGCTGGGCGATATGAACCTCGTCCGTCTGCGTTATGACTTCTGA
- a CDS encoding tautomerase family protein, with protein MPLLQFDVIQGRSESELKTLLDAAHRAVLAAFKVPERDRYQIVHENKGYQMVFEDTGLGLQRTDNLVMVRVVTSPRSSEQKQFFMAELCRELKESCGILPSDVMITFITNDKGDWSFGNGVAQYLNGEL; from the coding sequence ATGCCATTACTGCAATTTGATGTCATTCAGGGTCGTTCAGAATCAGAGCTGAAAACTCTGCTGGATGCCGCACACCGTGCGGTACTGGCTGCGTTCAAAGTGCCGGAGCGCGATCGCTACCAGATTGTTCACGAAAACAAAGGCTATCAGATGGTATTTGAAGATACCGGGCTAGGCCTCCAGCGTACCGATAATCTGGTGATGGTGCGGGTCGTTACCAGCCCACGCAGCAGCGAGCAGAAACAGTTCTTTATGGCGGAGCTGTGCCGTGAGCTGAAGGAGAGCTGCGGTATTCTGCCCTCTGATGTAATGATCACCTTTATTACCAATGACAAAGGCGACTGGAGTTTCGGCAACGGCGTAGCGCAGTATCTGAACGGCGAACTGTAA
- a CDS encoding LysR family transcriptional regulator, with translation MKELKTDALWTHLHWLTVLAEQGSFTAAAERLEVSKAAMSQKIKELEQLAGVPLVTRTTRSVRLTSAGEKLVDDLRAPFAQIEQSFFSVRDSAGPLRGLVRVTAPVAFARQQLVPHITAFLREHPQVRVQLEVSDRLVSLASEGFDLAIRHSDSLPETHVALPLCRTHAVVVASPAYLARYGHPEDPQALSEHLCLYYPRGVETPRWSFQPLTGGERVAVNVSGPFATNNSESIRDAALEGLGIALLPDFSAQAALKDGSLVQLLPQWHAVGAFADMLYVVRPWSAQVPRAVSGFIHWLREAFSRV, from the coding sequence GTGAAAGAGCTGAAGACTGATGCATTATGGACTCACCTGCACTGGCTGACGGTGCTGGCTGAACAGGGCAGTTTTACTGCCGCCGCCGAACGGCTGGAAGTGAGTAAAGCGGCGATGTCACAGAAGATAAAAGAGCTGGAGCAGTTGGCCGGTGTGCCGCTGGTGACTCGTACTACGCGCAGTGTGCGTCTTACCAGCGCCGGCGAGAAACTGGTGGACGATCTGCGTGCGCCTTTCGCCCAGATTGAACAGAGCTTTTTCAGCGTACGCGACTCTGCCGGCCCCTTGCGCGGGCTGGTGCGTGTGACGGCTCCCGTGGCGTTTGCCCGTCAGCAGCTGGTGCCGCATATCACCGCATTTCTGCGTGAGCATCCTCAGGTGCGCGTGCAGCTGGAGGTGTCTGATCGCCTGGTATCGCTTGCCAGCGAAGGTTTTGATCTGGCGATCCGTCATAGCGACAGCCTGCCGGAAACTCACGTCGCCCTGCCGCTGTGTCGCACTCACGCGGTGGTGGTGGCGTCACCGGCTTATCTTGCCCGCTACGGCCACCCTGAGGATCCGCAGGCGCTGAGTGAGCATCTGTGCCTCTATTATCCACGAGGGGTGGAGACACCGCGCTGGAGCTTCCAGCCGCTGACGGGCGGTGAGCGCGTGGCGGTAAATGTCAGCGGGCCGTTTGCCACCAATAACAGCGAGTCGATTCGTGATGCTGCCCTAGAGGGGCTGGGTATTGCGCTGTTGCCGGACTTCAGTGCTCAAGCGGCGCTAAAGGATGGTTCATTGGTGCAATTATTACCGCAGTGGCATGCCGTCGGTGCATTTGCCGATATGCTTTATGTGGTGCGACCCTGGTCTGCTCAGGTTCCACGCGCGGTCAGTGGTTTTATTCACTGGCTGCGTGAGGCGTTTTCCAGAGTCTGA
- a CDS encoding methyl-accepting chemotaxis protein, producing MNTHQPVTQQEHLLDDDTTLMTTTDARSYITYANNAFIEVSGYDRSEIDGQPHNLVRHPDMPKAAFADMWATLNQGLPWTGLVKNRRKNGDHYWVRANVVPVIRNGKIQGHMSVRVKPSAEEVRGAEALYQKMNQGRLKGWRLHRGLLLRSGWLRGLTVMKTMSLRWRIRSAVLAMWLPLVAAAAVAGLEGMMLGGFTLFSGLMALLVDSWLQQQIARPMAAVCRQALNVATGANPHVDHLDRVDEIGTTLRAVGQLGLMFRWLLNDVSDQVLDVHRASDELARGNDKISSHTEQTAASVQQTASTMNQMTSAVQRNGESTEQANQFSRTASSAAVKGGEVMQDVVVTMDEIAESSRQIATITGLIDSIAFQTNILALNAAVEAARAGEQGKGFAVVAGEVRSLAQRSAGAASEIRNLIAASNLKVQSGAGQVHEAGTAIGDIVEKVQNVTELLQQISVATAEQGAGLRDVGQAVEALDRLTHDNSALVSEGALAAQRMKHQAERLVEAISVFR from the coding sequence ATGAACACCCACCAGCCCGTGACTCAACAGGAACATCTGCTCGACGACGATACCACCCTGATGACCACCACCGATGCGCGTAGCTATATCACCTACGCGAACAACGCCTTTATCGAAGTCAGTGGCTACGACCGTAGTGAAATCGACGGTCAGCCCCATAACCTGGTGCGCCACCCTGATATGCCAAAAGCGGCATTTGCCGATATGTGGGCCACCTTGAATCAGGGACTGCCCTGGACGGGGCTGGTGAAAAACCGTCGCAAAAATGGTGACCACTATTGGGTGCGTGCCAATGTGGTGCCGGTGATCCGCAACGGTAAGATTCAGGGACATATGTCGGTGCGCGTCAAACCTTCGGCGGAAGAGGTACGCGGGGCTGAGGCGTTGTATCAAAAAATGAATCAGGGGCGGCTGAAGGGGTGGCGGTTGCATCGTGGCCTGCTGCTGCGTAGTGGCTGGCTGCGTGGCCTTACCGTAATGAAAACCATGTCGCTACGCTGGCGCATTCGCAGTGCGGTGCTGGCCATGTGGCTGCCGCTGGTGGCAGCAGCTGCGGTGGCAGGTCTGGAAGGGATGATGCTGGGTGGGTTTACGCTGTTCTCAGGGCTGATGGCTCTGCTGGTGGACAGCTGGCTGCAACAGCAGATTGCCCGGCCCATGGCTGCGGTGTGCCGTCAGGCGCTGAATGTGGCGACCGGGGCCAACCCGCATGTTGATCATCTTGATCGGGTGGATGAGATTGGTACCACGCTGCGTGCGGTGGGGCAGCTGGGGCTGATGTTCCGCTGGCTGTTAAATGATGTCAGCGACCAGGTGCTGGATGTTCACCGGGCCAGCGATGAGCTGGCGCGTGGTAATGATAAAATCAGCAGCCATACTGAGCAGACGGCGGCCAGCGTTCAGCAGACGGCCAGCACCATGAACCAGATGACCAGCGCAGTTCAGCGCAATGGTGAAAGCACCGAACAGGCGAATCAGTTCTCACGCACAGCCAGCAGTGCCGCCGTTAAAGGTGGAGAGGTGATGCAAGATGTGGTGGTGACAATGGACGAAATTGCCGAAAGTTCGCGTCAGATTGCCACTATTACCGGCCTGATCGACAGCATTGCCTTCCAGACTAATATCCTGGCGCTGAATGCAGCGGTGGAAGCAGCGCGAGCCGGAGAGCAGGGTAAAGGCTTTGCCGTGGTGGCCGGTGAAGTACGCAGCCTTGCGCAGCGCAGCGCCGGAGCTGCCAGCGAGATACGTAATCTGATTGCGGCCAGTAACCTCAAGGTGCAGTCCGGTGCCGGGCAGGTACATGAGGCCGGAACAGCGATTGGCGATATTGTAGAGAAAGTGCAAAACGTCACTGAATTGTTGCAGCAGATTAGCGTGGCTACCGCTGAACAGGGCGCCGGGCTGAGGGACGTGGGCCAGGCCGTTGAGGCACTGGATCGTCTTACCCATGATAACAGCGCACTGGTAAGTGAGGGGGCGCTGGCCGCACAGCGGATGAAACATCAGGCCGAACGACTGGTTGAAGCGATCAGCGTATTCCGCTAG
- a CDS encoding heme-degrading domain-containing protein, whose protein sequence is MSAIPSLETLLQQEATVRVSQFDFDSAWKIGSLLRERAASDNLPVAIEVYAFGQVLFSSALSGSSAENLEWIARKRRSVLRNAHSSLYTGELNRAQGTAMDQMNYIDQQRYTDHGGSFPLLLANGGVIGAVTVSGLPSHEDHALAIWGIQQIL, encoded by the coding sequence ATGTCAGCAATCCCCAGCCTTGAAACTCTGTTACAGCAGGAAGCCACTGTTCGCGTCAGCCAGTTTGATTTTGATAGCGCGTGGAAAATCGGTAGCCTGCTGCGCGAACGCGCCGCCAGTGACAATCTGCCTGTTGCCATCGAAGTTTATGCCTTCGGGCAGGTGTTGTTCAGCAGTGCCCTTAGCGGTTCCAGTGCTGAAAATCTGGAGTGGATCGCCCGCAAGCGCCGCAGCGTGCTAAGGAATGCGCACTCGTCGCTTTATACCGGTGAGCTAAACCGTGCACAGGGCACCGCAATGGATCAGATGAACTATATCGATCAACAGCGTTATACCGACCACGGCGGCAGCTTTCCGCTGCTGCTGGCGAACGGTGGCGTGATCGGTGCCGTGACCGTCAGCGGGCTGCCTTCTCATGAGGATCATGCGCTGGCGATCTGGGGGATCCAGCAGATCCTCTAA
- a CDS encoding tartrate dehydrogenase yields the protein MKSYQVAVIPGDGIGVDVTKAAWQVLEHSAKRFDFALNGKWFPWSCEYYLEHGEMMPKNGIETLSQFNAVLLGAVGWPEKVADSVSLHGLLLPIRKQFDLYANVRPHRLLAGVEGPLRKSEFDILCIRENTEGEYSGAGGRLHQGTPAEVAVETSIFTRRGVERILRYGFEMAQKRSKRLASVTKSNAQKYTMVMWDEVTEEVARDYPDVTVNRYHIDAIAARMVMNPETLDVIVASNLFGDILTDLGAAIQGGLGYAASANLNPDPTVPSMFEPVHGSAPDIAGQGIANPVAAIWSAAMMLEHLGETTAARAILEAVETVTAQQQVNHGMKTTEITAAVIAAI from the coding sequence ATGAAAAGCTATCAAGTGGCAGTGATCCCCGGTGACGGTATCGGTGTGGATGTGACAAAAGCAGCCTGGCAGGTGCTGGAGCACAGCGCGAAGCGATTTGATTTTGCCCTGAACGGCAAATGGTTCCCCTGGTCGTGTGAGTATTACCTGGAGCACGGCGAGATGATGCCAAAGAACGGCATTGAGACGCTGAGTCAGTTTAATGCCGTGCTGCTGGGTGCCGTGGGCTGGCCGGAAAAAGTGGCGGATAGCGTTTCGCTGCACGGGCTGCTGCTGCCAATCCGCAAGCAGTTCGACCTCTACGCGAACGTCAGGCCGCACCGTCTGCTGGCCGGTGTGGAAGGCCCGTTACGTAAAAGTGAGTTTGATATTCTCTGCATCCGTGAAAATACCGAGGGTGAATACAGCGGTGCTGGCGGGCGTCTCCATCAGGGCACACCGGCTGAGGTCGCGGTGGAAACCTCTATTTTCACCCGTCGCGGCGTGGAGCGTATCCTGCGCTATGGTTTTGAGATGGCGCAAAAACGCAGCAAGCGCCTGGCGTCGGTAACCAAATCGAATGCACAGAAATACACCATGGTGATGTGGGATGAAGTGACGGAAGAGGTCGCCCGCGACTACCCGGATGTAACGGTGAATCGCTATCATATTGATGCCATTGCCGCGCGCATGGTGATGAATCCGGAAACCCTTGATGTTATCGTCGCCTCTAATCTGTTTGGCGATATCCTTACCGATCTCGGTGCGGCCATTCAGGGCGGGCTGGGCTATGCGGCTTCTGCTAACCTGAATCCGGATCCGACGGTGCCATCAATGTTCGAACCGGTGCACGGTTCTGCTCCTGATATCGCCGGGCAGGGGATTGCCAATCCTGTCGCTGCGATCTGGTCGGCCGCGATGATGCTGGAACATTTGGGTGAGACGACGGCCGCCAGAGCTATTCTTGAGGCAGTGGAGACGGTCACTGCACAGCAACAGGTAAATCACGGCATGAAAACCACAGAGATCACCGCAGCGGTGATCGCGGCAATCTAA
- the mug gene encoding G/U mismatch-specific DNA glycosylase, protein MESHGISDIIQPGLRVLFCGINPGKSSAHSGYHFAHPGNRFWKTIFQARFTYTQLRPEQEQQLLDTGCGITMLVERPTVQASELAGSELRSGGEALVSKVERYQPAALAVLGKQAYQQAFRRSKVEWGRQPLTLGKTEVWVLPNPSGLNRASQEAMTAAYAELDLALKARGI, encoded by the coding sequence ATCGAATCACATGGCATTAGCGATATCATTCAGCCCGGCTTGCGGGTGCTGTTTTGCGGCATTAACCCGGGTAAATCTTCCGCACACAGCGGCTATCACTTTGCTCATCCGGGTAACCGCTTCTGGAAAACGATTTTTCAGGCGAGATTCACTTATACCCAGCTCCGTCCTGAGCAGGAGCAGCAGCTGCTGGATACCGGCTGCGGCATAACGATGCTGGTGGAGCGCCCGACCGTGCAGGCCAGCGAACTGGCGGGCAGTGAGTTACGCAGCGGTGGAGAGGCGCTAGTAAGCAAGGTAGAGCGCTATCAGCCGGCGGCGCTGGCAGTGCTGGGTAAGCAGGCTTATCAGCAGGCTTTCCGTCGTAGCAAGGTGGAGTGGGGCAGGCAGCCGCTGACGCTCGGCAAGACGGAGGTGTGGGTGCTGCCCAATCCCAGCGGGCTGAACCGTGCCTCTCAGGAGGCGATGACCGCCGCCTATGCAGAGCTGGACTTGGCGCTGAAGGCGCGGGGTATATAA